In one Lolium rigidum isolate FL_2022 chromosome 3, APGP_CSIRO_Lrig_0.1, whole genome shotgun sequence genomic region, the following are encoded:
- the LOC124696165 gene encoding uncharacterized protein LOC124696165 has protein sequence MGKRRRPVLQYASSDDDDDHGNAAPAPRRPAAPEDEEEWNGEKADADDEEEDDEDGPVAVPVGDPVEVLGDEKQYAAFQYEGNIYKLEDSAMFSPEEKDQKPYVGIIKEINESDGSLKVTAQWFYRPEEALKEGGGDPRELFYSFHLDDVGAESVMHTCVVHFIPQHKQVPSKKEHPGFIVQQVYDHKEDKFHQLTDTDYDDDNQLEIDLLVFKTMDRIGELLDRDPPDIPLGKSDNLPTRGRKKGPLKPKDVPRDARAGRSEQLIREDTAGNDNLKNHATPFRYKGATGNKHRDHWLEKYVKSILALPHSRNDNENSYAPKEVVSIVASLERSAYEAFHPEFEKYNQKMRSLLFNIEKSSVLCKRLMNKEIGPPVLLTMSAEELKAGLLPAEIGHEYEESTQLQPTEARCRSCNEKNVGIINIIHANRGDRYEVECNSCRSRWFASRDEVV, from the exons ATGGGGAAACGCCGCCGGCCCGTGCTGCAgtacgccagcagcgacgacgacgacgaccacggcaatgccgcgccggcgCCGCGGAGGCCCGCAGCccccgaggacgaggaggagtggAACGGCGAGAAGGCGGACgcggatgacgaggaggaggacgacgaagacggTCCCGTCGCGGTGCCCGTGGGGGACCCCGTGGAGGTCCTTGGCGACGAGAAGCAGTACGCCGCCTTCCAATACGAGGGCAACATCTACAAGCTC GAGGACTCGGCCATGTTCTCGCCTGAAGAAAAGGACCAGAAACCCTATGTCGGCATCATCAAG GAGATAAATGAAAGTGATGGAAGCTTAAAAGTAACTGCTCAGTGGTTTTACAGACCGGAAGAAGCTCTAAAAGAGGGTGGAGGTGACCCGAGGGAGTTATTCTACAGTTTTCACCTTGATGATGTGGGGGCAGAGTCAGTTATGCACACCTGCGTCGTCCATTTCATTCCTCAGCACAAGCAGGTGCCAAGTAAAAAGGAACACCCTGGATTCATTGTCCAACAGGTGTATGACCACAAAGAGGACAAGTTTCATCAGCTGACAGACACAGACTATGATGATGATAATCAGCTGGAGATTGATCTCCTTGTGTTCAAAACAATGGACCGTATTGGGGAGCTTCTTGATCGTGATCCTCCAGATATACCTCTTGGCAAATCTGATAACTTACCAACACGAGGCAGGAAGAAGGGACCTCTCAAACCTAAGGATGTCCCAAGAGATGCTCGTGCAGGCAGATCTGAGCAATTGATAAGAGAAGATACAGCTGGGAATGATAATCTCAAGAATCACGCCACCCCTTTCAGATATAAAGGAGCTACTGGTAATAAGCATCGTGACCATTGGCTTGAGAAATACGTCAAATCTATTCTAGCGCTCCCTCATTCGAGAAAT GATAATGAAAATTCTTATGCACCTAAGGAGGTTGTGTCAATAGTGGCCTCCTTAGAGAGATCAGCATACGAAGCTTTTCATCCAGAATTTGAAAAGTACAACCAGAAAATGAGATCATTGTTGTTCAATATCGAG AAAAGCTCTGTACTGTGCAAGCgattgatgaacaaggagattgGTCCTCCAGTTCTGTTAACGATGTCAGCTGAGGAACTTAAG GCTGGGTTGTTGCCAGCAGAGATAGGACATGAATATGAAGAATCAACACAATTGCAG CCGACTGAAGCCCGATGTAGAAGCTGCAACGAAAAGAATGTAGGCATAATCAATATCATACATGCCAATCGTGGAGATCGCTATGAG GTTGAATGTAATTCCTGCAGATCCAGATGGTTTGCGTCTAGAGATGAAGTCGTCTAG